The Aeoliella mucimassa genome includes the window ACATACAGATGAACGCAAAACAGGCGATTGCCGCGACGCTCAATACCAGCAGCATGGTACTCGGCGCTTATATCGGTGACCTTACCGACGAAGAACTCATGGAACGCCCCGGCGAAGGGTGCAACCACATTGCCTGGCAGTTGGGGCACCTGATTTCGTCGGAGTGCTACTTGCTTAACTCGCTGGTCGAGGGAGCCGCTCCCGAGCTGCCAGCGGGCTTCGCCGAGAATCATGCCAAAGAAAAGGGAACCGACGACAACCCTGCGAACTTCTGCACCAAGCAGCAGTACGAAGAGCTGTTCGAAAACGTGCACGCGGCGACAAAGGCAGCGCTCGAAGGTTTGAGCGAAGCCGATCTCGACGAGCCGCTCACCGGACCGATGGCCGAGCGGTTCCCCACCAAGGGGCACATGTGGGTGCTATTGAGCACGCACTGCATGATGCACGCAGGGCAGATCGTGCCGGTGCGTCGTCGGCTCGGCAAGCCGGTGACCATTTAAGACGCGTCTTTTGTCACCATCCCAGTCAATTGCTCGTGAAGTGCGGGGAAAAAGGCCTCCGTGCCAGTCCCGCACTTCCGTATGGGGTTGAGGTCACACGCTGGCCGCCGCGAGCGGCTTGGCCCGCGGGGCGGTGTGCGACCAAGCGCCGACGTGACAGACTTCGAGCAAGTCGGGATCGCTCAAGATCGCCCACTTCTCTTCGCGGCTCAGCTCGTAATCGTATGGCGAGCTGAGCCATTGTCGTACGCGGCGCTCCACTTCCGCGGGGGCGATTTGTTCGGCCGCGGTCGATTCGAGCAAGTGCCTGTGTTCGGTCACCGCACGGGCGTTCCGCAGGAAGTCGGTAAACTCCAGCGGGCCGGCCGGCTGCAGCTCGGCCAGGCATTGGTAGCGGTGGAAGCGTCGCACGATGGCTGGGCGATGGCGTTCTTCCGGCACGGTCAGCAGACCCCATCGCTTCACGCGTTCGCCGAACTTCTGACTGCTCACGAGTACCGACAGCGGTACTGCTAGCGTCAGGCCAACCGTAATCGGTAGTAGCCAGAGCGCGAGCATCGGCGACAACCAAAGCGACAAGCTGAGTGTTGCGAGTCCCAACGCAGTTTGCCACCAGTGGGTGCTCCAAGCCGCGCCCCACGACAGGCCGTCGGACGAGCGATCTTGCGAGTTCCACTCGACCGAGCGATCGCGCAACGTCGACCAGACGAACAGCGAGTGGAAGGTCATCATAATTGGAGCCATGAGTACCGAGAGAGCGAGTTCGGCTACGGTGCTGAGGGCTAGAAGGATCGGGCCACCAAAGCCGGTGCGGAGTCGCTTGTTGGTTACTGCGAGGGTGTACGATAGCATTCGCGGCAGGAACAACAGCAGCAGTACCAGACCAAACAGCGAAGCCGACACCCAGCCCGAGACTGGC containing:
- a CDS encoding DinB family protein, which gives rise to MNAKQAIAATLNTSSMVLGAYIGDLTDEELMERPGEGCNHIAWQLGHLISSECYLLNSLVEGAAPELPAGFAENHAKEKGTDDNPANFCTKQQYEELFENVHAATKAALEGLSEADLDEPLTGPMAERFPTKGHMWVLLSTHCMMHAGQIVPVRRRLGKPVTI